From Coturnix japonica isolate 7356 chromosome 1, Coturnix japonica 2.1, whole genome shotgun sequence, the proteins below share one genomic window:
- the LOC116653176 gene encoding PHD finger protein 7-like, which produces MCKVKQANHKQCFVCGERGAAITCAESGCTRSFHLPCAEDGQCITQYFGEHRSFCWEHRPRQTPVRAPAEDTNCVICQETVGDSLSYYTMVCPACTQNWFHRGCIQKQALNAGMDCFRCPACRDNTVFCTEMSTMGIHVPDRRPSWEDNGEYEGLRQRHRNCDAIKCLCPRGRRQAATRG; this is translated from the exons ATGTGCAAAGTCAAGCAGGCAAACCACAAG CAATGCTTTGTTTGCGGTGAGAGGGGGGCTGCCATCACATGCGCAGAGAGCGGCTGTACACGCAGCTTCCATCTGCCCTGCGCTGAGGACGGGCAATGCATCACCCAATACTTTGGAGAGCACAG gtccttctgttGGGAGCACCGTCCTCGACAGACACCTGTCAGAGCTCCAGCAGAAGACACCAACTGCGTCATCTGCCAGGAGACCGTGGGGGACAGCTTGTCCTATTATACCATGGTGTGCCCAGCGTGCACACAAAACTGGTTCCACCGCGGATGCATCCAG AAACAGGCTTTGAATGCTGGCATGGACTGCTTCCGGTGCCCTGCCTGTAGAGACAACACTGTGTTCTGCACCGAAATGTCCACCATGGGGATCCACGTCCCAGACAG AAGACCCTCATGGGAGGACAATGGTGAATACGAAGGACTTCGACAGAGGCACCGGAACTGCGATGCCATCAAGTGCCTTTGCCCTAGAGGCAGACGGCAGGCAGCTACAAGGGGGTGA